From Onychostoma macrolepis isolate SWU-2019 chromosome 05, ASM1243209v1, whole genome shotgun sequence:
TCTAATTCtcttaaaaaggttttttttgtttttcagctgtACTACCTCCTCTTTACAGGTAGTTTGATAACTTAcaaaatgcacattattattgctattaaatACATTCAATCAATTTTACTCCCAAGATAATATGTGTTTCGCATAAAcaaagtatttctgtacatATATCAATATAAAAGTCCCGTTATCTTCTGTGCTTGAGCTCATTCGTACCTGTTGCCGCTGTTGCTGTAGATCAGCAGAGCCTCGTCTCACCTACAGGTGTCGCTTTTTGACTAAAAACACCAGAAGCGTTACTTGAATGACTGTGCACACTATGTGGAAGCTTTTGATGATGCTTTCCCCGCCGCTTCGTCGTCCACCGTCGGAGCTTTTGTCGTTTGCAGCCCATCTCTTCTCCAGCTGGTCTCCGATCCAGCGCAGTCGGTGCGCAAACGGCAGCGGAGCGCATCCGTGCGCGCAAACGGAATCTCCGAGCGCGCCTAAAGTCTGCTCCACCGGCAGACAGCAcatcctctcctctcctctctctcctctcagcGCGCTCTTGCTGGACTCCTTTCCCTCTGCAATCTTTGTTTAGATGCGGAGAATGCTGTTTTGTTCGGCTGTCGATGgaacagtgtgtgtttgtttctgtcGGCGCTATGATTTATTAAAGTGTCACATGGTTTAGGGTTTACATCACCATCTCCCCAAAGACAGCGGTAATGGTTAACTCTTCACTGTCCTGTTCTCTCGCATCACGCGCTTTGTCTTTTCTGCAACAAGAGGGTGGTCGCGCGGTTTACAAGACATTCCTGAGATGAATTGCGTCTGTAATGGGTTGCCTTGGTTGTGCTCATTCAGATGTGAGCAGATACTCTATTGATGAGATTTtgaaacatttgtaaatgttaaaaacattggCTGCGTGTCAAACCCTACTGAGCTGCCTAACTAGGCAGCATTTATGGTGCACATTGTTAGAACACAATGAAGCAGAAAAATAGTAATGCgtagtaaaagaaaaaaaaaattgtgcagttgaaatctttttttttttctcatgtattaattttatagcctacatttattttattttttaattattgtaggCTACATGACATTTTAGACATCATAAGCACATGCATAATgtgcataaaatattttgtatccTATTCTAGGGTTCTCACTTATATTTGAATATCAGTTCAATTTAAAACTGATATATAGCctagcttttttttaaatatgtattacaaaataaaataaaatattttatatatatatatatatatatatatataaaagaaaaataaaaaaacattttaaaagacagttttaaaaatgacattccAAAAATGTAACAGATACAAAATAATACTTGTAACTACACATACTGTtctcataaaatattaaaattgtattgcattTCTGATATACATTGTATCATGACATGAAGGTCCTACATTTATGTTTCAATAAATATtaagtaggctacatttaaatgtaattttatttttacatttcaccTGCATGCTGCAACTTCAACAACATTGCTCTTCTTTTGTAATTgtacttagatttttttctgtcaCAACCATGTCAGTTTTGTTCTCAGAAATTGTAACGATActatttagaatttttacataatttacccAATTTCACCTAAGATTTTGTCAACAAGTTagattttgttttgcttaactGTAGTGACAGTTCGATATAAGAAGCTAGTAATGAAACCAGTTGTCCCATTTCATTCTTTCAGTGACAAATGCTGTGTCATAaattagtaaaatatatatacactatatgataaaatatatgaattgttataatatattttgttagtatttataataaaatgtacacCTTTTTTTACATCTCCTAATGCTGACTAATATTAAGTGATAAACAAAATGGAAGAAGCAGGTGATGCTGAACACATTCATCCAAAATAATTCCCTGATAGCCATAAACCGATATTGTTTTATTGAAGCCTTTGTCTCAAACCTTATTAATCAGTGATGTAATATATTTTGGGCATCGTACACGAATGcacaatagaatagaatagaacagacaACGTATCCCTTTTATACGCCTATATGACCGTTGTTGGTATATTGTGTATTAAACATGtctatacatttaataattgtttgtcTTACACACGGGCAGTTTTATGTACTATAGTTATCGCGGGTTCGCTAGGGATGTTCGAAATGCTGTCTATGTAGACAGCTCACTAGTGTCTGAGACACAGCCTTTGTCTTGTGTTGTAAATAATTGTTCGTTTGGGTGGGTGAGGAATAGGCGACTTGCGGAACGCTTCCGCGTGAACACGATGTTCCAGCCGAGGCCGTTTCACGGTCGGATCGCTGTTTGTTTTGATGGCAACAGCGGGGTTCCACAAGCCTTGCGTTTGAATAAAACGTctgtaaatatgaatgaaaacGCGACGTGATTAAATGGGGATGGAAGAAGACGAGCTTGCGGCCTTCCGAGAACGATGGAAACAGGAGTTAACGAAAAATACCGAGACATCAAATAAAGACAAAGAGGGATATTTTGGGCATCCCAGCAAAGACAGCTCATCTCTTCACCAAAGCACAAACTTTTGggagaaacagagcagttcGTCTCAGCAGACTCAGCCCACACCAAAGGACCAGCCGCAGTACGTGTCGATCGCCGAGGGTTTGTTGGACGGAAGAAGCAGTCCTCTGCTGGACAGAATTGAGCAGGAGCGAACGCGCAGGAAACGCGCTCCCTGGAGCGAGGCGCTCAACACAGACGCGCCCCCCCAAAAAGTCAACAAGTGCAAGAAACTGCTTGAGCAGTTCCTTCAGGATTTGGTAACGCTACTGTTAAATAGCTGTTCTGTTCATGATATTAACTGTGCTTGTCttcataataaatacatataatgtGTTTAGAATGAGGTGAATGACATCCCATTCTTTGATGTGGAGCTGCCTTATGAACTGGCGCTCAAGATTTTCCACTTCCTGGGCAGAACGGATCTAGGACGATGTGCTCAGGTAAACATGTATGAGTGCATAATTGCATATTCTAATCTATTCTATTCTACCGTGATTTCCAggtgctatttttattttaaagtgcttGAAGTACAATGGTTGGCATTATCTTCATTTCTTTTGTTCCAGGTGTCTAAATCCTGGAAGGTGCTGGCTGAAGATGAGGTCCTGTGGCATAGATTGTGCCTGGAAGAAGGTTACAACAATGGGGCAAGTATCTCTGACTCCCCCTGCTGGAAGAGCACACTCAGAGACTGCCGCAACACTGAGAGCGTGGTGAAGTCAAATTGGAAGGTCAGCGGTCAGCACCATGCCTTTACAATcccagaagaaaaaacaaaataacaattattttgaGTCTTGATCACAATAGggctaatatttatttttatattcaatgAGTGTATGGTTTTATTAtgagttttaaaataatacaattaaaagttatctaaaataaacaaaaatttaaatttaaaaaactgagatgcaaaagtaatttaatttgtattcaaTTAATTCTCATCTAAAAATGTATTCCCAtcttctttctccctctcttgtggggttcctcaggggtctattTTGGGGCCGTTACTCTTTAATCTGTACATGCTTCTGCTCCGTAATATCATTAGGAAATataacatttcatttctatGCTGATGATtctatttttacacatttttaattaacagaatCGTGTTGGGTCCATTCGCCACCTGCAGTACGAGTTAGGAAAGGTCTTGTGTGACGTCAGTTCCTGTGCTGGTCTTGTAATTGCTGGGTATGTGTTACTAAGGCACATATAATTAATTAGGTGTATTTTTTCTAATTATCCAAACACTATGTATCACGTAATCATTGTGTGCGTCTGTTCTATACAGCTACACCTCTGGTGATGTGCGCCTGTGGGACACGCTTCACTGGGACAAGTCTTACCTGCACCCCACACATTCCATCAGAGATGAAACCCCTGCACCTTACGTTAGTCACGTACGCGTCAATAAGACCGTAGCCACAGCTGCTTATGAGAATGGTAGGAGATTTTGGGGTTTTAGGACAcgttttctttctgtctgtctgtcttcctttcttttaaaaaaatcagtatCACTTTAAAttaaggtttcatttgttactATTTAAGTTCACCAAATAACaagaactaacaatgaaaagtCCTTCAGAAGCATTGTGTTTGCGTCACATGCTAGAGCAAACCATCGGTTCTTGGTTCAGTGGTTTGCATGTGCATCAATTGTTGTTTAGATGTAagtaaaagcctaaattaaatctgttcatcatataaagtgattGATTAACTCAATGTTTTATACAAtatagggtgagtaaatgatgatataatttaaatttttgcctttagtgttagttaatgttaatgagAGAATTTTGTCATGTATGTTTAGGCTGTGTAGATGTGTGGAGCACTGAAACCGGTCATGAGCCTATTCATCAGTACCAGCACCTCCAGAGGGTTCATGCTCTGGATCTAAATCCCGACAGTCCGGCTGTGGCCTCTGCATCAGGACCGGACGTGCGGGTGGACGCCCCAGATGAGCATGGCTACTGGAGATCACAATGTCTCGTTCAGTTACCAAAGCCTGTAAGTTTAATCTGAGACGAGCAGAGCAGATGCCAGCCATAGTAACAGTTGACAAAATGAGTCATGCATGTGGGCGCTTTTAGCACCAGAAAGGCATTCCATCGATTCAAGCTGGTTATTGCATCCACAACTCAGGCAGAATAATGCATAGCCACAAACCAATCATGCATTGATCAGAGAAACTGTGTTTTGCAGGTAGATGGGATATTGGTGGTACCAGGGAGGCGGGACGTCCCTTTGGTCACAGCGTGGGCAGATGAGAGTGTTTACGTGCTGGACTCCAGATGGAATGAAGAACAGGAACCAAGAGTTCTTCATTCTGTATACGGCCATCCAGTGACCTGTGTGGACGTGTCTCCCAGCAGAGCCGCCCTGGGGATCAAGAGCTGCGGATGGGGCATGAACGACGGGGGTAACAAGGTATCTGTACAAACCCATGGTGCACTTTTGtgcaatgtaataaataatagcaatagtaaataaataatgataataatacacagaatacttttattcagtatgTAAGCATTAAAGTGATCACAATTGACAGTAAggtttataatgttgcaaaagatttgtatttcaaataaatgctttctattcatcaaagaatcctttaAAAAGAgtatatttccacaaaaatattatttaacacaactgttttcaacattgctaaaaATCTGCttctttagcagcaaatcagcatattagaatgatttctgaaggatcatgtgacactgaagactgg
This genomic window contains:
- the fbxw8 gene encoding F-box/WD repeat-containing protein 8, which encodes MGMEEDELAAFRERWKQELTKNTETSNKDKEGYFGHPSKDSSSLHQSTNFWEKQSSSSQQTQPTPKDQPQYVSIAEGLLDGRSSPLLDRIEQERTRRKRAPWSEALNTDAPPQKVNKCKKLLEQFLQDLNEVNDIPFFDVELPYELALKIFHFLGRTDLGRCAQVSKSWKVLAEDEVLWHRLCLEEGYNNGASISDSPCWKSTLRDCRNTESVVKSNWKNRVGSIRHLQYELGKVLCDVSSCAGLVIAGYTSGDVRLWDTLHWDKSYLHPTHSIRDETPAPYVSHVRVNKTVATAAYENGCVDVWSTETGHEPIHQYQHLQRVHALDLNPDSPAVASASGPDVRVDAPDEHGYWRSQCLVQLPKPVDGILVVPGRRDVPLVTAWADESVYVLDSRWNEEQEPRVLHSVYGHPVTCVDVSPSRAALGIKSCGWGMNDGGNKIQVYSLETSQCELTVGNSAGDFTCVNLRDSHPHLLVCGNKDRRVRVFDLRTGSSVVSLYAHHMGVTTVQADDWKIVSGGGEGLVSVWEMRIGAKLWEMHNRHPVRHIRFNTSTLVTANVPDEKSPRGACITDDDLTAHRRYRGLICHYDFSMDSSTLDHILPICRSNYTESSGYNYNIGLVMPYDILNDP